From one Xiphias gladius isolate SHS-SW01 ecotype Sanya breed wild chromosome 12, ASM1685928v1, whole genome shotgun sequence genomic stretch:
- the LOC120797675 gene encoding protein c-ets-1-B-like, which translates to MDCNTYELETLDVPPLTPTSKEVLSQAVKASFAGFTQERINHHFPQDPTLWSEWEVNHWLDWCQAEFGLHCMGSDLRGLQGIELCGLDRDAFLGLMSDCTAGEILWEHLETMRRDYVQELSDKQSYHIEYHPTERIDLHTLDLVTVQHQDCYLIETEDPSRSKASPALRHETGGNVETDSEVEIAHSDDSDIVGSLSWTAPLQDIDPVMEETMSEDVFTLPQPHRSFKEYVGKKNDLGRAVIPAAILAGYTGSGPIQLWQFLLELLTDRSCQSCISWTGDGWEFKLTDPDEVALLWGRRKNKPKMNYEKLSRGLRYYYDKNIIRKTAGKRYVYRFVCNLQGLLGYEPGELHAMLDISSK; encoded by the exons ATGGACTGCAATACTTACG AGCTGGAAACCCTGGACGTCCCTCCTCTTACCCCGACCAGTAAGGAGGTCCTCAGCCAGGCAGTGAAGGCCAGTTTTGCTGGCTTCACCCAGGAGAGAATCAACCATCACTTTCCACAGG ATCCTACCTTGTGGTCTGAGTGGGAGGTGAACCACTGGCTGGACTGGTGCCAGGCTGAGTTTGGTCTCCACTGCATGGGCTCAGACCTGAGAGGCCTGCAGGGTATTGAGCTGTGTGGTCTGGACCGAGATGCTTTCCTGGGCCTGATGTCCGACTGCACTGCGGGGGAGATCCTGTGGGAACATCTGGAGACAATGAGGAGag ACTATGTTCAGGAGCTTTCGGACAAACAAAGTTACCATATTGAGTATCATCCCACTGAAAGGATAGACCTCCACACTCTTGACCTTGTGACTGTACAACATCAAGACTGCTATCTGATCGAAACAGAAGATCCCAGCAGGAGCAAGGCCTCTCCTGCTCTGCGTCAcgaaacaggaggaaatgtgG AGACAGACTCAGAAGTAGAAATTGCTCACAGTGACGATTCTGACATTGTGGGCTCCCTATCATGGACTGCTCCACTCCAGGATATAGACCCAGTCATGGAAGAGACCATGTCTGAAGATGTCTTTACTTTACCACAGCCACACAGGAGCTTCAAAGAATACGTAGGCAAAAAAAACGATCTGGGCAGAGCTGTGATACCAGCAGCCATCCTCGCTGGTTACACTG gAAGTGGTCCTATTCAGCTCTGGCAGTTTCTCCTGGAGCTTCTGACAGACCGCAGCTGTCAGTCATGTATAAGCTGGACAGGGGATGGGTGGGAGTTCAAGCTGACGGACCCTGATGAG GTGGCACTGCTGTGGGGTCGGAGGAAGAACAAACCCAAGATGAACTATGAGAAGCTGAGTCGCGGTCTGCGCTACTACTACGACAAAAACATCATACGCAAGACGGCTGGCAAACGCTACGTCTACCGCTTTGTCTGCAACCTGCAAGGTCTGCTGGGATATGAGCCTGGAGAGTTGCATGCTATGCTGGACATCAGTAGCAAGTAG